A single region of the Candidatus Paceibacterota bacterium genome encodes:
- a CDS encoding prepilin-type N-terminal cleavage/methylation domain-containing protein — protein sequence MNLRVTALNAAVASPAGTPGSSAVCRSGRTSAGFTLLELLVVIAIITILAALLLPALAQAKTKSLRVSCLNNEKQMGLGSQIYADEDDKGALIGTANWHDDDLNWLYPRYIPSLRSFICPATRHSVTNNPQSLARNGWRPAPDQTGFSYEQRLHDGNTFIPELQRMASDGAFGGYDAPNRAGRGHSYEVSGFLNASIRKTQSTVAAYVYQNDLSYNVCGKVMEFKLKGSTGSPSRIWLIRDGDDAIPCPSGRTSNNDYPDWVDNHGAEGANVIYCDGHAAWVRQAAFPENFAYGTEIPEYSVSRY from the coding sequence ATGAACCTTCGTGTCACCGCATTGAATGCTGCCGTGGCCTCTCCTGCCGGAACTCCGGGTTCATCTGCCGTATGTCGTTCCGGGAGAACTTCCGCCGGGTTCACGCTCCTCGAACTGTTGGTGGTCATCGCCATCATCACCATCCTGGCCGCGCTGCTCCTCCCGGCCCTCGCCCAAGCCAAGACCAAGTCCCTGCGCGTCAGTTGCCTGAACAACGAAAAGCAGATGGGCCTGGGCAGCCAGATCTACGCCGACGAGGATGACAAAGGCGCGCTCATCGGCACTGCCAACTGGCACGATGATGACCTTAACTGGCTCTACCCCCGCTACATCCCCAGCCTCCGCAGCTTCATCTGCCCCGCCACCCGCCACAGCGTCACCAATAACCCCCAGTCCCTCGCCCGCAACGGCTGGCGCCCCGCCCCCGACCAGACCGGCTTTTCCTACGAACAGCGGCTCCACGACGGCAACACCTTCATTCCCGAGCTTCAGCGGATGGCCTCGGATGGCGCGTTCGGCGGCTACGACGCCCCCAATCGCGCCGGCCGCGGTCATAGTTACGAAGTCTCCGGCTTCTTGAATGCCAGCATCCGCAAGACCCAGAGCACCGTGGCCGCTTATGTTTACCAGAATGACTTGTCCTACAACGTCTGCGGCAAAGTCATGGAGTTCAAACTCAAGGGCTCGACCGGGTCTCCCTCACGAATCTGGCTCATCCGCGACGGGGATGACGCGATCCCCTGTCCCTCCGGCCGGACCTCCAACAATGATTACCCCGACTGGGTGGACAATCACGGCGCGGAGGGGGCCAATGTCATTTATTGCGATGGGCACGCCGCCTGGGTCCGCCAGGCGGCCTTCCCGGAGAACTTCGCCTACGGCACCGAAATCCCTGAATACAGCGTCAGTCGCTACTGA
- a CDS encoding AbgT family transporter, translating to MNYTPRRSRWKLPDAYVIILSIAFLAMVATWIVPAGQYGFLSNPQTKVQQVDPNSFSTVARQPVMPWTFFLYFPLGLEKAAEVVFLVLLVGGFLQIITDSGAVEAGLSRLIGALGTRRMLVLPILITVMSVLGFTGVLANAVVAFIPLGLLLARRLGLDPICGAAMMYIGCYSGFAPSAMCPATTLIAQQIAEVPPMSGFFIRTLVWLATLLVTAWYVMRYAATVAADPSRSIYPTFDDEVVAARADAPPFTLRHVLTLLILTGGFALFGWGASFREWSLRDLSAVMMAVGIIGGLISGMTLQAITGSFIAGCKHLLYSALIVGLAKSITLIMEDGRIIHTLVHYLSAPLVEQPPIFAASGMYLMSLIVHFFITSGSGQAYVTMPIMTPIADIVGLDRQTAVSAYLYGDGFINIVIPTSGVLMSVIAMARIPYFKWLKFALPLCAIWVLLGAVAIAYSTWFGW from the coding sequence ATGAATTACACACCCCGCCGATCCCGCTGGAAACTGCCGGATGCCTACGTGATCATCCTGAGCATCGCTTTCCTCGCGATGGTCGCCACCTGGATTGTTCCCGCGGGCCAATACGGTTTCCTGAGCAACCCCCAGACCAAGGTGCAGCAGGTTGACCCAAACTCCTTCTCCACCGTGGCCCGTCAGCCGGTGATGCCTTGGACCTTCTTCCTCTACTTCCCGCTGGGACTCGAGAAAGCCGCCGAGGTGGTCTTTCTCGTGCTATTGGTCGGTGGGTTCCTTCAGATCATCACCGACTCCGGCGCCGTCGAGGCGGGCCTCTCGCGCCTGATTGGGGCGCTCGGCACGAGACGCATGCTCGTCCTGCCGATTCTGATCACTGTCATGTCCGTGCTGGGCTTTACCGGCGTGCTGGCCAACGCCGTTGTCGCCTTCATTCCCCTGGGCCTGCTCCTGGCCCGCCGGCTGGGATTGGATCCGATCTGCGGCGCCGCGATGATGTACATCGGCTGTTACTCCGGCTTTGCGCCCTCGGCCATGTGCCCCGCAACGACCCTCATCGCCCAGCAAATCGCCGAAGTGCCTCCTATGTCCGGTTTCTTCATCCGCACGCTGGTCTGGCTGGCGACGCTGCTCGTCACCGCCTGGTATGTGATGCGCTATGCCGCCACAGTCGCCGCCGATCCCTCCCGCAGCATCTACCCGACCTTCGACGATGAAGTGGTGGCTGCCCGGGCGGACGCGCCGCCGTTTACCTTACGTCATGTCCTGACCCTGCTCATTCTCACCGGGGGCTTCGCGCTCTTTGGCTGGGGCGCGAGCTTTCGTGAGTGGAGCCTCCGCGACCTGAGCGCCGTCATGATGGCCGTCGGCATTATTGGCGGCTTGATCAGCGGGATGACGCTCCAGGCCATCACGGGCTCGTTTATCGCCGGCTGCAAACACCTCCTCTACTCCGCCCTCATTGTCGGCCTGGCCAAGTCCATCACCCTGATCATGGAGGACGGGCGCATCATCCACACCCTGGTCCATTACCTCTCGGCCCCGCTGGTTGAACAACCGCCAATCTTCGCCGCCAGCGGCATGTACCTCATGAGCCTGATCGTTCATTTCTTCATCACCTCCGGCTCGGGGCAGGCCTACGTCACCATGCCCATCATGACCCCCATCGCCGACATCGTCGGCCTCGATCGCCAAACCGCCGTCTCCGCCTACCTCTACGGCGACGGCTTCATCAACATCGTCATCCCCACCTCCGGCGTGCTCATGTCAGTCATCGCCATGGCTCGCATCCCCTATTTCAAGTGGCTGAAGTTCGCCCTGCCCCTGTGCGCCATCTGGGTCCTGTTGGGCGCCGTCGCCATCGCCTACTCGACTTGGTTCGGCTGGTGA
- a CDS encoding prepilin-type N-terminal cleavage/methylation domain-containing protein, with amino-acid sequence MNASATYRFRRGQRGFTLIELLVVIAIIAILAALLLPALAKAKGKALRVGCLNNEKQMGLGSQMYADEDDKSALTGGGNHYDDDLNWLFPSYISNLRSFVCPSTHHIVTNNPQPLVRASVPNPDITRLSYEERLHGNATYIPHLAYMAQQGRWGGYNAGSKTGYGHSYEVSGFFTPTGAATAIRKTQRSVSAYAYKNNLLQGTVASPSKVWLIRDGDDEIPNMPGSVNDRPDSLDNHGADGANIIFCDGHAEWVRQKAFPEKYMLGTDLPN; translated from the coding sequence ATGAACGCATCTGCAACATATCGTTTCCGGCGTGGGCAGCGCGGTTTCACCCTCATCGAACTGCTGGTGGTCATCGCCATCATCGCCATCCTGGCCGCCCTGCTGTTGCCCGCCCTGGCCAAGGCCAAGGGCAAGGCGCTCCGCGTTGGCTGCCTCAACAACGAGAAACAGATGGGCCTGGGCAGCCAGATGTACGCCGACGAGGATGACAAGAGCGCGTTGACCGGCGGCGGAAACCACTACGATGACGATCTCAACTGGCTTTTCCCAAGCTACATCTCGAATCTCCGCTCCTTCGTTTGCCCCTCCACCCACCACATCGTTACCAACAACCCACAACCGCTGGTTCGGGCTTCGGTCCCCAACCCGGACATCACCCGCTTGTCTTACGAGGAACGCTTGCATGGTAACGCCACCTACATCCCCCATCTCGCCTACATGGCCCAGCAGGGCCGTTGGGGCGGCTACAACGCAGGCTCCAAGACCGGCTATGGCCACAGCTACGAAGTTTCCGGTTTCTTCACCCCCACTGGTGCCGCGACCGCCATCCGCAAGACCCAGCGATCGGTCTCAGCGTATGCCTACAAAAACAACTTGCTCCAGGGCACCGTTGCGTCGCCGTCAAAAGTCTGGCTTATCCGTGACGGCGATGACGAGATTCCAAACATGCCCGGCAGCGTGAATGACCGGCCTGATTCCCTGGACAACCACGGCGCGGACGGCGCCAACATCATTTTCTGCGATGGCCACGCCGAGTGGGTGAGGCAGAAGGCCTTCCCTGAGAAATACATGCTGGGAACGGATTTACCGAATTGA
- a CDS encoding glycosyl hydrolase has product MTVLGSSLWLFPCPASAQSTDDLEHSFRCPPDSAKPRVWWHWMNGNVTKEGITADLEWMKRTGIGGFQMFDGGLSTPQTVSNRLVWMTPEWKDAFRHTTSEADRLGLEMAMAASGGWSESGGPWVKPAEGMKKVVWSETIVQGPAKVSVPLKLPPTNSGRFQQMGRPPTPGAKPSPPPPSFYSDIKVLACRLPESEVRMADVLPRVTTSAATLDLARLVDGDYSTVVVIPLGQQEREAWVQFEFAQPYRAQALTVAISAGGWDLPNGTLQCSADGVTWSTLLSLPGPAQTVSWLCHVQTDSFPETAARFYRVLLRPKARSIALAEIELSGPKINRWHGKAAFFHTINFHSVSTPPVAKTDAVNRAEVIDLTSRMKPNGLLEWDAPPGKWSILRMGWSLTGQKNHPATLEATGLEVDKLSAQHVGSYVRTYTDMIASAAGPQFGRSFRYLLLDSWEAGVENWTDDMPAQFQQRRGYDPTPFLPTLTGRIIESAEVSDRFLWDFRRTIADLVAENHYGVMAKHLNQRGISLYAEAMGGSTTTGDGLLSKSFVDIPMGEFWTPAQYDGPVGNADLREAASGAHIYGKTIVAAESFTTDKGDPVWASPFHLKPVGDNALTLGVNRFVFHTSVHQPFVDDRHKPGITLGGFGQHYTRNTTWAEQAIAFNTYLARASHLLQQGQFVADLAYFYGEGAPVAVPGRKRRPLNPPPPPGYSYDWINADVILNRMSVKDGRLVLPSGMSYQALVVPDYVAQITLPLLRKLRDLVSAGATVIAARPAGSPSLADQGGAAEFHSIASEMWASVDGDRVKEHAVGKGRISWGTPLHQFLAGEGVTPDLDYSLPEPDSALAWIHRRDGDTDIYFVANQRNRAEEFRGRFRVAGKEAELWHPDSGLIEPAAYEITRRRTTVPLHLDPYGSVFVVFRRPAAAPSRTVPRPTFSELAAVQGPWQVSFPPNQGAPPRITLDQLVSWTHCKEPGVKHFSGTATYTGGIEAAPTWFKPGAQIILDLGKVREVAEVNINGAPVGGVLWKPPYHADVTAALKPGANRLEVKVVNLWPNRIIGDQQPGATNQYSWLNPNYKPFTNTSPLLESGLLGPVRLLRATHSTHSAPEE; this is encoded by the coding sequence ATGACTGTCCTGGGGTCATCGCTTTGGCTCTTCCCCTGCCCGGCCTCGGCGCAATCCACTGACGACCTGGAGCACAGTTTCCGATGCCCGCCCGATTCGGCCAAGCCGCGCGTTTGGTGGCACTGGATGAACGGCAACGTCACGAAGGAAGGCATCACCGCCGACTTGGAGTGGATGAAGCGCACCGGCATCGGCGGCTTCCAGATGTTCGACGGAGGCTTGAGCACGCCCCAGACCGTGAGCAATCGCCTCGTTTGGATGACCCCGGAGTGGAAGGACGCCTTTCGTCATACGACCAGCGAGGCGGACCGCCTTGGACTGGAGATGGCGATGGCCGCCTCGGGCGGATGGAGCGAAAGTGGCGGGCCCTGGGTAAAACCTGCGGAGGGCATGAAAAAGGTCGTTTGGAGCGAGACCATCGTTCAGGGGCCTGCGAAAGTGTCCGTTCCGTTAAAGCTGCCTCCGACCAATAGCGGCCGATTCCAGCAGATGGGCCGGCCCCCCACACCGGGGGCAAAGCCGTCGCCGCCGCCGCCATCGTTCTACTCGGACATCAAGGTCCTTGCCTGCCGCCTGCCGGAAAGTGAAGTCCGAATGGCCGACGTCCTTCCCCGGGTTACCACCAGCGCGGCAACGCTCGACCTTGCCCGGCTCGTGGATGGGGATTACTCGACCGTGGTGGTAATCCCGCTGGGTCAGCAAGAGAGGGAAGCCTGGGTCCAGTTTGAGTTCGCGCAGCCATACCGCGCGCAAGCCCTCACGGTCGCCATTTCCGCCGGAGGCTGGGACCTTCCGAACGGCACGCTCCAGTGCAGCGCGGACGGTGTCACCTGGTCCACGCTGCTCAGCCTGCCCGGCCCGGCCCAAACCGTCTCGTGGCTGTGCCATGTCCAGACCGATTCGTTTCCCGAGACCGCGGCCCGATTTTATCGCGTGCTGCTCAGGCCCAAGGCGCGCTCCATCGCACTGGCCGAAATCGAGCTGTCCGGCCCAAAGATCAACCGATGGCACGGCAAGGCCGCCTTCTTCCACACCATCAACTTCCACTCCGTGTCCACGCCGCCCGTGGCGAAGACAGATGCGGTGAACCGAGCCGAGGTCATTGATCTGACTTCCAGAATGAAGCCCAACGGCCTCCTGGAGTGGGACGCGCCTCCCGGGAAATGGTCGATCCTCCGCATGGGCTGGTCGCTGACTGGCCAAAAGAACCACCCCGCCACCCTGGAGGCAACGGGCCTCGAGGTGGACAAGCTGAGCGCGCAGCACGTCGGCAGTTATGTGCGGACCTACACCGACATGATTGCGAGCGCGGCGGGCCCGCAGTTCGGCAGGAGCTTCCGTTACCTGCTCCTCGATAGCTGGGAAGCCGGGGTCGAGAACTGGACGGACGACATGCCCGCCCAGTTCCAGCAGCGCCGGGGATATGATCCGACTCCATTCCTGCCCACGCTGACCGGGCGCATCATCGAAAGCGCGGAGGTCAGCGACCGGTTCCTCTGGGATTTCCGCCGCACCATCGCGGACCTGGTCGCCGAGAACCATTACGGGGTCATGGCGAAGCATCTGAACCAGCGGGGGATCAGCCTTTACGCCGAAGCCATGGGCGGCTCCACGACCACGGGCGACGGGCTGTTGTCCAAGAGCTTCGTGGACATACCGATGGGCGAGTTCTGGACCCCGGCGCAGTACGACGGCCCCGTGGGCAACGCGGACCTCCGGGAAGCGGCATCCGGCGCGCACATTTATGGAAAGACGATCGTCGCCGCCGAGTCCTTCACGACCGACAAGGGAGATCCCGTTTGGGCCTCGCCCTTCCACCTCAAGCCGGTTGGCGACAACGCGCTCACCCTGGGCGTCAACCGCTTCGTCTTCCACACCTCCGTTCATCAGCCGTTCGTGGATGACCGGCACAAGCCGGGCATCACCCTCGGCGGCTTTGGCCAGCACTATACCCGCAACACGACCTGGGCGGAACAGGCGATAGCGTTTAACACCTACCTGGCCCGGGCCTCGCATCTGTTGCAGCAAGGACAATTCGTCGCCGATCTGGCCTACTTCTACGGGGAAGGCGCCCCGGTCGCGGTGCCGGGCAGGAAACGCCGGCCCCTCAATCCCCCGCCGCCCCCGGGGTATTCGTATGACTGGATCAACGCAGATGTCATTCTGAACCGCATGTCCGTAAAGGACGGGCGGCTGGTGTTGCCAAGCGGCATGAGTTACCAGGCGCTCGTGGTGCCGGATTACGTGGCTCAAATCACACTGCCGCTCCTGCGCAAGCTTCGCGACCTGGTCTCCGCCGGGGCCACCGTGATTGCGGCCAGGCCTGCCGGCTCGCCCAGCCTTGCCGACCAGGGCGGGGCTGCGGAATTCCACTCCATCGCCAGCGAAATGTGGGCATCGGTGGACGGGGACCGCGTCAAGGAACACGCCGTCGGCAAGGGCAGAATCTCCTGGGGCACGCCCCTGCACCAGTTCCTGGCCGGCGAAGGCGTCACGCCCGACCTCGACTACAGCCTCCCGGAGCCCGACTCGGCCCTGGCGTGGATCCATCGTCGCGACGGCGACACGGACATTTATTTCGTCGCCAATCAGCGAAACCGGGCCGAGGAGTTCCGCGGCAGGTTCCGCGTGGCCGGCAAGGAGGCCGAGCTTTGGCACCCGGACAGCGGATTGATCGAGCCTGCTGCGTATGAAATCACCCGGCGTCGGACCACCGTGCCGCTCCACCTTGATCCCTACGGCTCCGTTTTCGTCGTGTTCCGGCGACCGGCGGCCGCTCCATCCCGAACCGTGCCGCGCCCAACTTTCTCTGAACTGGCGGCCGTCCAGGGGCCGTGGCAGGTCAGCTTCCCGCCCAACCAGGGCGCGCCGCCGCGGATCACGCTCGATCAGCTTGTTTCATGGACTCACTGCAAGGAGCCTGGAGTGAAGCACTTCTCGGGAACAGCCACCTACACCGGGGGAATCGAGGCCGCTCCCACATGGTTCAAGCCGGGCGCGCAGATCATCCTGGACCTGGGCAAGGTGAGGGAGGTGGCCGAAGTGAACATCAACGGCGCGCCGGTTGGGGGCGTTCTCTGGAAGCCGCCTTACCACGCCGATGTCACCGCCGCGCTCAAACCGGGCGCCAATCGGCTCGAGGTCAAGGTGGTCAACCTCTGGCCGAACCGGATCATTGGCGACCAACAGCCCGGCGCAACCAACCAATATTCGTGGCTCAACCCCAACTACAAGCCCTTCACCAACACCTCGCCCTTGCTGGAATCGGGCCTGCTCGGCCCGGTGCGGCTCCTCCGCGCCACACATTCCACCCACTCCGCGCCGGAGGAATAA
- a CDS encoding amidohydrolase has translation MNQTTRRCSPETRVEELYRTLHAMPELGLREVKTAAFLAEQLRSAGYEVQTGVGGTGVVGVLRGEKPGPVLALRADMDALKHLVDGNECAIHSCGHDAHSAMVLCAAEQAAKQGLAAGALKILFQPAEEVLLGAKALVDAGAIADVDALVGIHLRPEQEARKGQATPALCHGSSARIEAAIEGLAAHGGRPHLGINAIDAAAAVVNAINAIRMNPVVPFSIKVTKLLAGGGATNVIPDKAEMAVDVRAQRNDLMRELLAKAEAAIGNAAASVGAKVTTRMKVGPPAAEYNEELVEYAREAIVAVLGKGGLLPPIITPGAEDFHFYVQRKPELKATYIGLGCDLTPGLHHPAMRFDVGSLIHGVNILRCVVDKVLNPG, from the coding sequence ATGAATCAGACCACCCGCAGATGCTCACCCGAAACCAGGGTGGAAGAGTTGTATCGGACTCTGCACGCGATGCCGGAGTTGGGGTTGAGGGAGGTAAAGACGGCGGCGTTTCTGGCCGAGCAGTTGAGAAGCGCCGGCTATGAAGTGCAGACCGGCGTGGGGGGCACCGGGGTCGTCGGGGTGCTGCGCGGGGAGAAGCCGGGGCCGGTGCTGGCGCTGCGGGCCGACATGGACGCGCTGAAGCACCTCGTGGATGGGAATGAGTGCGCCATTCATTCCTGCGGGCATGACGCGCACTCGGCGATGGTGCTATGCGCGGCCGAACAGGCGGCGAAGCAGGGGTTGGCGGCGGGGGCGCTCAAGATCCTGTTTCAACCGGCGGAGGAAGTATTGCTGGGGGCGAAGGCGCTCGTTGACGCCGGGGCGATTGCAGACGTGGATGCGCTGGTCGGAATCCACCTGCGGCCCGAGCAGGAGGCCCGAAAGGGCCAGGCCACGCCGGCATTGTGCCACGGATCGAGCGCCCGCATCGAGGCCGCCATCGAGGGTTTGGCCGCGCACGGGGGCCGTCCGCATCTTGGGATCAATGCGATTGACGCCGCGGCTGCGGTGGTCAACGCCATCAACGCGATCCGCATGAATCCGGTGGTGCCGTTCAGCATCAAGGTTACCAAGCTGCTGGCCGGGGGCGGGGCGACGAACGTGATTCCCGACAAGGCGGAAATGGCGGTGGACGTGCGGGCGCAGCGGAATGACCTTATGAGGGAACTGCTCGCGAAGGCGGAGGCGGCGATCGGCAATGCGGCAGCCTCTGTCGGCGCAAAGGTGACGACGCGGATGAAGGTTGGGCCGCCCGCAGCCGAATACAACGAGGAGTTAGTTGAATATGCCCGGGAGGCGATCGTGGCGGTGCTCGGCAAAGGGGGACTGCTGCCGCCCATCATCACGCCGGGGGCGGAGGATTTTCACTTCTACGTCCAGCGCAAGCCGGAGCTCAAGGCCACGTACATCGGGCTAGGGTGCGACCTGACGCCCGGGCTGCACCATCCGGCGATGCGGTTTGATGTCGGCTCGCTCATTCACGGCGTCAACATCCTGCGATGTGTGGTGGACAAGGTGTTGAATCCCGGCTGA